From the Sphingomonas aliaeris genome, one window contains:
- a CDS encoding response regulator: MTATALIVEDEIFVALDLERILTDAGYKVKAIAADRSTALQEAGECSFALVDINLRDGPTGPALAQTLSQEYGLKVVFVTANPAQIGEASNALGYVRKPFSEAAILAAAALASAGGGHPANDDLVLIDDAITG; encoded by the coding sequence ATGACCGCCACTGCCTTGATTGTCGAAGACGAGATTTTCGTCGCGCTCGATCTGGAGCGTATCCTGACCGACGCCGGGTACAAGGTGAAGGCGATTGCCGCCGATCGTTCCACCGCCTTGCAGGAAGCCGGGGAGTGCAGTTTCGCACTGGTGGACATAAATCTTCGAGACGGACCGACCGGTCCCGCGCTCGCGCAGACGCTGTCGCAGGAATACGGATTGAAGGTGGTATTCGTCACCGCAAATCCCGCGCAAATCGGCGAGGCGAGCAACGCGCTCGGTTATGTCCGCAAGCCGTTCAGCGAGGCCGCGATCCTTGCCGCTGCAGCACTCGCCAGCGCTGGCGGGGGTCATCCGGCGAATGACGATCTCGTGCTGATCGACGACGCGATCACCGGCTGA
- the metW gene encoding methionine biosynthesis protein MetW, translating to MMLRPDLAIIADTVAAGSRVLDVGCGDGALMAALRDTKGVDARGLEIAADNVAAAVSRGLSVIQGDADTDLAAYPDASFDYAILSQTLQTARRPDVVFDHLLRIGRRAFVSFPNFAHWRVRASLLWGGRMPVTRLLPERWYDTPNIHHVTVDDFRAFVADRGIEVEGAWFLSGDRRTSSAAANFRAEHAVFLLRN from the coding sequence GTGATGCTCCGGCCCGACCTCGCGATCATTGCCGACACGGTTGCCGCCGGTTCGCGCGTGCTGGACGTCGGCTGCGGTGACGGCGCATTGATGGCCGCCCTGCGCGACACTAAAGGCGTCGATGCGCGCGGTCTGGAGATTGCGGCCGATAACGTCGCCGCCGCCGTCTCGCGCGGCCTGTCGGTAATACAGGGCGATGCCGACACCGATCTGGCGGCCTATCCCGACGCCAGCTTCGACTATGCGATCCTCAGCCAGACGCTGCAGACCGCGCGCCGCCCCGATGTCGTGTTCGATCATCTGCTCCGCATCGGTCGCCGCGCCTTCGTGTCCTTTCCGAACTTTGCCCACTGGCGCGTCCGCGCATCGCTCCTGTGGGGCGGTCGCATGCCCGTGACGCGGCTGTTGCCCGAACGCTGGTACGATACACCCAACATCCACCACGTTACCGTGGACGATTTCCGCGCGTTCGTGGCGGACCGCGGAATTGAGGTCGAAGGCGCCTGGTTCCTTTCCGGCGACCGTCGAACGAGTTCGGCCGCCGCCAATTTCCGCGCCGAACATGCGGTATTCCTGCTTCGGAATTGA
- the metX gene encoding homoserine O-acetyltransferase MetX, translated as MTSTDQRYGLARSVTLPGPLRLDGGVLLSPVDIAYETYGTLDPDGGNAILICHALTGDQHVASNHPVTGKPGWWTRMVGPGKPIDPARDFIVCANVLGSCMGSSGPASVNPATGRPWGMAFPVITIRDMVRTQAMLLDHLGVGILKSVVGGSMGGMQALSWPATFPDRVRAIVVIASTARHTAQNIAFHEVGRQAVMADPKWRGGDYYGIGGEATDPPAAGLAVARMAAHITYLSEAGLTEKFGRKLQARETKTFGFDADFQIESYLRHQGIAFVDRFDANSYLYITRAMDYFDLAEEHGGQLARAFRTSKARFCLVSFDTDWLYPTAESRAIVHALNAAGAPVSFVELSSPFGHDAFLLESPELNRVVDGFLKART; from the coding sequence GTGACTTCGACCGATCAGCGCTACGGGCTCGCCCGCTCCGTCACCCTGCCGGGACCGCTCAGGCTGGACGGCGGCGTGCTGCTGTCCCCTGTCGATATCGCATACGAAACCTACGGTACGCTGGACCCGGACGGCGGCAATGCGATCCTGATTTGCCACGCGCTCACCGGAGACCAGCATGTCGCGAGCAACCACCCCGTCACGGGAAAGCCCGGCTGGTGGACGCGGATGGTCGGTCCCGGCAAGCCGATCGATCCGGCGCGCGATTTCATCGTCTGCGCGAACGTGCTTGGCAGCTGCATGGGCTCGTCCGGCCCGGCCAGCGTCAACCCGGCGACCGGCCGCCCCTGGGGCATGGCGTTTCCGGTCATCACGATCCGCGATATGGTCCGCACACAGGCGATGCTGCTCGATCATCTGGGTGTCGGCATATTGAAGTCCGTCGTCGGCGGGTCAATGGGCGGGATGCAGGCGCTCAGCTGGCCTGCGACCTTCCCCGATCGCGTCCGCGCCATCGTCGTCATCGCCTCGACCGCGCGCCATACCGCGCAGAACATCGCGTTTCACGAGGTTGGCCGTCAGGCGGTGATGGCTGACCCAAAATGGCGTGGCGGCGACTATTACGGCATCGGCGGAGAGGCCACCGATCCACCCGCCGCCGGTCTCGCCGTCGCGCGTATGGCGGCACACATCACCTATCTGTCGGAAGCCGGCCTGACCGAGAAGTTCGGACGGAAACTCCAGGCGCGCGAGACGAAGACGTTCGGGTTCGACGCGGACTTCCAGATCGAAAGCTATTTGCGGCACCAGGGCATCGCCTTCGTCGATCGCTTCGACGCCAACAGCTATCTCTACATCACCCGCGCGATGGATTATTTCGATCTCGCGGAGGAACATGGCGGCCAACTCGCGCGCGCGTTCCGGACGAGCAAGGCGCGCTTCTGTCTCGTCAGCTTCGATACCGACTGGTTGTATCCGACCGCAGAATCCCGCGCGATCGTTCACGCCCTCAACGCAGCCGGCGCGCCGGTCAGTTTCGTCGAACTGTCCAGCCCGTTCGGTCACGACGCCTTCCTGCTCGAATCGCCCGAACTCAACCGGGTCGTCGACGGCTTCCTGAAGGCCCGCACATGA
- the hisC gene encoding histidinol-phosphate transaminase, which yields MSAPETKSSAKPVANPWILAIAPYIPGRSTTDDGRKVIKLSSNENPLGTSPAARAAFAGAANQLERYPDASATELRDVLAAKHGLDPARIIYGNGSDEVLHLVAGAFAGPGDEIIHVRYGFAVYEIATRRVGATPVIAPDRDYATDVDAILACVTDRTKLVYVANPNNPTGTYSARDEIARLHAGLRPDILLVLDHAYAEYIDGDAEDGGMALAESASNVLVTRTFSKMYGLAAERIGWGYGSAEIIDAMHRIRLPFSITIAGTAAAVAAVADTEFVDNTRGHNAEWRRWFSDEIGKLGNAGLRAVPSQANFVLVLFEGKLTAEVAYKGLMDAGYIVRWLPGQGLPDGLRITIGTADETQGVLGALRDLVETAG from the coding sequence ATGAGCGCACCCGAAACCAAATCCTCGGCCAAACCCGTGGCCAACCCCTGGATCCTGGCGATCGCCCCGTATATTCCGGGCCGGTCGACCACCGATGATGGCCGCAAGGTCATCAAGCTTTCATCAAACGAGAATCCGCTCGGCACCAGCCCGGCGGCGCGTGCGGCGTTCGCCGGGGCAGCGAACCAGCTGGAACGCTATCCCGACGCCAGCGCGACCGAGTTGCGCGACGTTCTGGCCGCGAAGCACGGTCTGGACCCGGCGCGGATCATCTATGGTAACGGATCGGACGAGGTGCTGCATCTGGTCGCCGGCGCGTTCGCCGGGCCGGGCGACGAGATCATCCATGTCCGCTACGGCTTCGCGGTGTACGAGATCGCCACCCGCCGCGTCGGCGCGACTCCGGTGATCGCGCCGGACCGCGACTATGCGACCGATGTCGACGCGATCCTGGCCTGCGTCACTGATCGCACCAAGCTGGTCTATGTCGCCAATCCGAACAACCCGACCGGCACCTATTCGGCCCGCGACGAGATCGCGCGGCTGCACGCTGGCCTGCGCCCCGACATCCTGCTGGTGCTGGACCATGCCTATGCCGAATATATCGATGGCGATGCCGAGGATGGCGGGATGGCTCTGGCCGAGAGCGCGTCCAACGTGCTGGTGACGCGGACCTTTTCCAAGATGTACGGGCTGGCGGCGGAGCGGATCGGCTGGGGATATGGATCCGCGGAGATCATCGACGCGATGCACCGCATCCGCCTGCCCTTCTCGATCACGATCGCAGGCACGGCGGCGGCGGTCGCGGCGGTCGCGGATACGGAATTCGTCGACAATACGCGGGGGCACAATGCGGAGTGGCGCCGCTGGTTCAGCGACGAGATCGGCAAGCTGGGCAATGCGGGCCTGCGCGCGGTGCCGAGCCAGGCGAACTTCGTGCTGGTGCTGTTCGAGGGCAAGCTGACCGCAGAGGTCGCGTATAAGGGCCTGATGGATGCGGGCTATATCGTCCGCTGGCTGCCCGGTCAGGGCCTGCCCGACGGGCTGCGCATCACGATCGGCACGGCGGACGAGACACAGGGCGTGCTGGGCGCGCTGCGCGATCTGGTCGAAACCGCCGGCTGA
- a CDS encoding prephenate/arogenate dehydrogenase family protein, translating to MLPFSRVTIIGLGLIGSSIARAVRLAMPTVRLTGYDADPQVRETVDRLQLCDDVADSSGAAVIDADLVILCVPVGAMGAAAAEFAQDLPADAIVSDVGSSKAEVARVLGEALPGAIVIPAHPVAGTERSGPDAGFASLFHKRWCIITPPEGANPAAVERVAEFWRRLGADIEMMAPEHHDRVLAVTSHLPHLIAYTIVGTASDLEEVTQSEVIKYSAGGFRDFTRIAASDPTMWRDVFLTNKDAVLDMLQRFSEDLTALQRAIRLGKGDDLFEHFTRTRDIRRGIIEQGQDDPAPDFGRTHD from the coding sequence ATGCTGCCGTTTTCGCGCGTCACGATCATCGGGCTGGGGCTGATCGGATCGTCGATCGCGCGCGCGGTGCGGCTGGCGATGCCGACCGTGCGGCTGACGGGATACGATGCCGACCCGCAGGTGCGCGAGACCGTGGACCGGTTGCAATTGTGCGACGACGTGGCGGATTCGAGCGGCGCGGCGGTGATCGACGCGGATCTGGTGATCCTGTGCGTGCCGGTCGGCGCGATGGGCGCGGCGGCGGCAGAGTTCGCGCAGGACCTGCCCGCCGATGCGATCGTCAGCGATGTCGGATCGTCCAAGGCGGAGGTCGCGCGCGTGCTGGGCGAGGCGTTGCCCGGCGCGATCGTCATCCCCGCACACCCGGTGGCGGGCACGGAGCGCAGCGGGCCGGATGCGGGGTTCGCGTCGCTGTTCCACAAACGCTGGTGCATCATCACCCCGCCCGAGGGCGCGAACCCGGCCGCGGTCGAGCGCGTGGCGGAATTCTGGCGCCGGCTGGGCGCGGACATCGAGATGATGGCGCCCGAACATCATGATCGCGTGCTGGCGGTGACGAGCCACCTGCCGCATCTGATCGCCTATACGATCGTCGGCACCGCATCGGATCTGGAGGAAGTGACCCAGTCCGAGGTGATCAAATATTCCGCCGGCGGTTTTCGCGATTTCACGCGGATCGCGGCGTCGGACCCGACGATGTGGCGCGACGTGTTCCTGACCAACAAGGATGCAGTGCTGGATATGCTGCAACGCTTTTCCGAGGATTTGACCGCGCTGCAACGCGCGATTCGGCTGGGCAAGGGCGACGATTTGTTCGAGCATTTCACCCGTACGCGCGACATACGGCGCGGGATCATCGAACAGGGGCAGGACGATCCTGCGCCCGATTTCGGGCGGACGCACGACTGA
- a CDS encoding YdcF family protein encodes MIRRLLSLMLMLWLLGFAVFMLVLSRPLNDVVTDAIVVPTGGPGRIQRGLELLQARAAKRMLITGVAPEVEASELAAEYKVSDQIFDCCIDLGQEAVDTKSNATETARWVRDHRYRTVRLVTSDWHMARARLELAYALGNDVEVVGDGVPSHPRFATLVAEYNKFLLRQIALWTGIGR; translated from the coding sequence ATGATCCGGCGGCTACTGTCCCTCATGCTGATGCTATGGCTGCTCGGGTTCGCCGTGTTCATGCTCGTATTGTCAAGGCCGCTGAACGACGTGGTGACCGATGCGATCGTCGTCCCCACCGGCGGCCCAGGCCGGATCCAGCGCGGTTTGGAACTGCTTCAGGCGCGCGCCGCCAAACGCATGCTGATCACCGGGGTCGCGCCGGAGGTGGAGGCAAGCGAACTCGCCGCGGAATACAAGGTGTCCGACCAGATCTTCGATTGCTGCATCGATCTGGGTCAGGAGGCGGTCGATACCAAATCCAACGCGACCGAAACCGCACGCTGGGTGCGCGATCATCGCTACCGGACGGTGCGGCTGGTCACGTCGGACTGGCACATGGCGCGCGCGCGGCTGGAACTCGCCTACGCGCTCGGCAACGATGTCGAAGTGGTCGGCGACGGCGTCCCCAGCCATCCGCGCTTCGCCACCCTGGTCGCCGAATATAACAAATTCCTGCTGCGGCAGATCGCCTTATGGACTGGAATCGGACGATGA
- a CDS encoding cell division protein FtsX — MPVKLIPSAADRRLLDESRGTRAMTWIMAIMLFLTVLAGALGLGTRSAAASLDRQLAGRLTVQVVAPVGSVREAQAAAALRVLRGLPDVKRAVMVDRAELTDLLRPWLGSDAADPDLPIPAMIDVDLTPASSASIARATAAVLAVAPAARIDRQESWMAPVRTFMGMITSLAGAIVLLMAAATAAVVILAARSGLDTHRDTIQVLHMLGSTDIQVSRLFQRRIALDTLVGGVIGTAVACALIGLVGMQLGAIGSDLLSGVILSPRDWALLLSLPVLFALLATLAARIAVTAALSKIL; from the coding sequence ATGCCGGTTAAGCTCATCCCGTCCGCCGCCGACCGCCGCCTGCTCGACGAAAGTCGCGGCACGCGTGCGATGACGTGGATCATGGCGATCATGCTGTTTCTCACGGTGCTCGCCGGTGCGCTCGGGCTGGGCACGCGATCCGCGGCGGCATCGCTCGACCGGCAACTCGCCGGGCGCCTGACCGTACAGGTCGTCGCGCCGGTAGGATCGGTGCGCGAGGCCCAGGCGGCGGCGGCACTCCGGGTGCTGCGCGGACTGCCTGACGTCAAGCGGGCAGTGATGGTCGATCGTGCCGAACTCACCGATCTGCTCCGGCCGTGGCTGGGCAGTGACGCAGCCGATCCCGATCTTCCGATCCCGGCAATGATCGACGTCGATCTTACGCCCGCATCGAGCGCGTCGATCGCACGCGCCACCGCCGCGGTCCTCGCGGTTGCTCCTGCAGCGCGGATCGACCGTCAGGAAAGCTGGATGGCACCCGTCCGCACCTTCATGGGGATGATCACCAGCCTGGCCGGCGCGATCGTGCTGCTGATGGCGGCGGCGACCGCGGCGGTGGTTATCCTCGCGGCGCGCTCGGGGCTGGATACGCACCGTGACACGATCCAGGTGCTTCACATGCTGGGATCGACCGATATCCAGGTGTCGCGCCTGTTCCAGCGTCGCATCGCGCTGGATACGCTGGTCGGCGGCGTGATCGGCACCGCCGTCGCCTGTGCGCTGATCGGTCTGGTTGGAATGCAATTGGGCGCGATCGGGTCCGATCTGCTGTCCGGGGTGATCCTGTCGCCACGCGACTGGGCGCTGCTCCTGTCGCTGCCCGTGCTGTTCGCGCTGCTCGCCACGCTGGCCGCGCGCATCGCGGTGACGGCGGCGTTGAGCAAGATCCTGTGA
- the ftsE gene encoding cell division ATP-binding protein FtsE, which yields MANIAQFENVGLRYGTGQETLSDVSFTLASGAFYFLTGSSGAGKTSLLKLLYLAQRPTRGLIRLFGEDAVTLPRKRLPGFRRRIGVVFQDFRLVPHLSAFDNIALPLRVSGVPESDIAEPVREMLAWVGLNDRANAKPPTLSGGEQQRVAIARAVISRPEILVADEPTGNVDPDMAERLLHLFHSLNRLGTTVVVATHDFHLLGRIPGAHMMRLDGGRLLDPTGSLRFPPAQAD from the coding sequence ATGGCCAATATCGCGCAGTTCGAGAATGTTGGGCTGCGGTATGGCACCGGGCAGGAAACGCTGTCCGATGTCTCGTTCACCCTGGCGAGCGGCGCTTTCTATTTCCTCACGGGGTCAAGCGGCGCGGGCAAGACGTCGCTGCTCAAGCTGTTGTATCTAGCGCAGCGCCCGACGCGCGGTCTGATCCGGCTGTTCGGCGAGGATGCCGTCACGCTGCCGCGCAAACGCCTGCCGGGTTTCCGTCGGCGCATCGGCGTCGTGTTCCAGGACTTCCGGCTCGTCCCCCACCTGTCCGCTTTCGACAACATCGCGCTGCCGTTGCGCGTGTCGGGCGTGCCGGAAAGCGATATTGCCGAGCCGGTGCGCGAGATGCTCGCCTGGGTCGGGCTGAACGACCGTGCCAATGCGAAGCCGCCGACCTTGTCGGGCGGTGAACAGCAACGCGTCGCGATCGCACGCGCCGTGATCAGCCGGCCGGAAATCCTCGTCGCGGACGAACCGACCGGCAACGTCGATCCGGACATGGCCGAACGCCTGCTGCACCTGTTCCACTCGCTCAACCGGCTGGGGACGACCGTCGTCGTCGCGACGCATGATTTCCATCTGCTCGGGCGCATCCCGGGCGCGCACATGATGCGTCTGGATGGCGGCCGCCTGCTCGACCCAACGGGATCGCTCCGCTTCCCGCCCGCGCAGGCGGACTAA
- a CDS encoding zinc-ribbon domain-containing protein gives MILECTECGTRYTVPDTAIGAEGRTVRCANCRHSWFQAPASGPAEPADLVERAQADAATPPLVEPAAPPAPVAQPDVTEQMREASPPPPARDVYPPASETDDYDPFAHQAPFQPRRNRTKQWTIIAFVVGFLLLAGLIALVFTGDTGIAQRLGLPIAPQETPLRLIDNPIERRELSNGSEMFAVSGKVTNPTDTHQSVPDIRAELRDAQGRLVYSWTIRPEVTALPPRGSVDFNSAKLDVPVNSEKLVLSFSGGSPQ, from the coding sequence ATGATCCTCGAATGCACAGAATGCGGGACCCGCTACACCGTCCCCGATACCGCGATCGGCGCCGAAGGCCGCACCGTGCGCTGTGCCAATTGCCGACACAGCTGGTTCCAGGCGCCGGCGTCCGGACCAGCCGAACCAGCCGATCTGGTTGAACGGGCGCAGGCCGACGCGGCCACGCCCCCGCTTGTCGAGCCGGCCGCCCCGCCTGCTCCGGTGGCGCAACCGGACGTGACCGAGCAGATGCGAGAGGCATCGCCCCCGCCCCCGGCGCGCGACGTCTATCCCCCGGCGAGCGAAACGGATGACTACGATCCCTTCGCGCACCAAGCGCCGTTCCAGCCGCGGCGCAACCGGACGAAGCAGTGGACGATCATCGCCTTCGTGGTCGGCTTCCTGCTGCTCGCCGGGCTGATCGCGCTCGTCTTTACCGGCGATACCGGGATCGCGCAGCGGCTCGGCCTGCCGATCGCGCCGCAGGAAACGCCGTTGCGGCTGATCGACAATCCGATCGAACGGCGCGAATTGAGCAATGGCAGCGAGATGTTCGCGGTTAGCGGCAAGGTGACCAACCCGACCGACACGCACCAGAGCGTCCCCGACATCCGCGCCGAGCTGCGCGATGCCCAAGGCCGGTTGGTTTACAGCTGGACGATCCGGCCGGAAGTCACCGCATTGCCGCCGCGTGGTTCGGTCGATTTCAACAGCGCCAAGCTGGACGTGCCGGTCAATTCGGAAAAGCTGGTGCTGAGCTTCTCGGGCGGCTCCCCGCAATAA
- a CDS encoding type III polyketide synthase: protein MSPDHSADPNHTAPCINAIGTAVPGHDIHHAFIGWARARLDDARSAKLFDRMAARSGIGHRWSVLPVGEDGGSPVDAGGFYADAILPGTAERMQLYAQAAPDLAIAAIEALRAKVSLDDITHLVVASCTGFVAPGVDQIVARRIGLAPSVERLLVGFMGCYAAVAALRSARHIVRSDPAARVLVVCVELSTLHLQDTPEIEPLLAMLQFGDGAAAALVTAEPLGFSIGQPFATTLPESDALIRWDITDRGFAMHLSGEVPSRIAAGLADPDFAHAATGGRLPEEIDGWAVHAGGRSILDAVETSLCLSPDALAASRAVLAENGNMSSATLMFALARMLDGPPIRDGVALAFGPGLAAEGFGFRSAAGAAA from the coding sequence TTGTCCCCAGACCATTCCGCCGACCCCAATCATACAGCCCCCTGTATCAACGCGATCGGTACGGCCGTTCCCGGCCATGACATCCACCACGCCTTTATCGGCTGGGCACGCGCGCGGCTGGACGACGCCCGGTCGGCGAAGCTGTTCGACCGGATGGCGGCGCGATCGGGGATCGGCCATCGCTGGTCCGTACTGCCGGTGGGCGAAGATGGCGGGTCGCCGGTGGACGCCGGGGGATTTTACGCCGATGCGATCCTGCCCGGTACGGCCGAGCGGATGCAACTGTACGCGCAGGCCGCCCCGGATCTGGCGATCGCCGCGATAGAGGCGTTGCGGGCGAAGGTGTCGCTGGACGATATCACCCATCTGGTCGTCGCGAGCTGCACCGGCTTCGTCGCGCCGGGCGTGGACCAGATCGTCGCGCGGCGGATCGGCCTCGCGCCATCTGTCGAGCGGCTGCTGGTTGGGTTCATGGGCTGTTACGCCGCGGTCGCGGCGCTCCGCAGCGCGCGGCATATCGTCCGCTCCGATCCCGCCGCGCGCGTGCTGGTCGTATGCGTTGAACTGTCCACGCTGCACCTGCAGGATACGCCGGAGATCGAGCCGCTGCTGGCGATGCTGCAGTTCGGCGACGGCGCGGCGGCGGCTCTGGTCACGGCGGAGCCGCTGGGCTTTTCGATCGGCCAGCCATTTGCGACCACTTTGCCCGAATCCGACGCGTTGATCCGCTGGGACATCACCGATCGTGGGTTCGCGATGCATCTGTCGGGCGAAGTTCCGTCGAGGATCGCGGCCGGATTGGCCGACCCGGATTTCGCACATGCAGCGACCGGTGGTCGCTTGCCGGAGGAAATTGACGGCTGGGCGGTGCATGCCGGGGGCCGCTCTATCCTGGATGCGGTGGAAACCAGCCTTTGCCTGTCGCCCGACGCCTTGGCCGCATCGCGCGCGGTGCTGGCGGAGAATGGCAACATGTCGTCCGCGACGTTGATGTTCGCGCTCGCGCGGATGCTCGACGGGCCGCCGATCCGTGACGGCGTTGCGTTGGCGTTCGGACCGGGTCTTGCCGCCGAGGGGTTCGGCTTTCGCAGCGCGGCGGGCGCGGCGGCGTGA
- a CDS encoding methyltransferase domain-containing protein, whose amino-acid sequence MSLKHRAIAEELMDADDLDAETYAAVVGDLARVNAVTMAGRPTIDFLRRGTAGLPRFSLLDVGFGDGDMLRRIARWAGRQGIEAHLVGVDLNPRSELAARAHTPPDQPIRWVTGDYADQDEPFDFIISSLVAHHMTHTQLIAFLRFMEARAVRGWLVNDLHRHGFAHAGYPLLARVFGWHRIVRLDGTLSIARSYRPEEWPPLLAEAGISDAQIMRRFPFRLCVERLR is encoded by the coding sequence GTGAGCCTGAAACACCGCGCCATCGCCGAGGAGCTGATGGACGCCGACGATCTGGACGCGGAGACCTATGCCGCGGTCGTCGGCGATCTTGCGCGGGTCAATGCGGTTACGATGGCCGGGCGACCGACGATCGATTTCCTGCGGCGTGGAACGGCCGGATTGCCGCGGTTCAGCCTGCTCGACGTGGGTTTCGGCGATGGCGACATGCTGCGACGGATCGCGCGCTGGGCAGGCCGGCAGGGGATCGAGGCCCATCTGGTCGGCGTCGATCTGAACCCGCGTAGCGAATTAGCGGCGCGCGCCCATACGCCACCGGATCAGCCGATCCGGTGGGTGACGGGGGATTATGCGGACCAGGACGAACCGTTCGACTTCATCATCAGCAGTCTGGTCGCGCATCACATGACGCATACGCAACTGATCGCATTCCTGCGGTTCATGGAAGCGCGCGCAGTAAGGGGCTGGCTGGTCAACGATCTGCATCGTCACGGCTTTGCGCATGCGGGCTATCCGCTGCTCGCGCGCGTGTTCGGGTGGCACCGGATCGTGCGGCTGGACGGCACACTGTCGATCGCCCGTTCCTATCGACCCGAAGAATGGCCCCCATTGCTGGCCGAAGCCGGTATTTCCGACGCGCAGATAATGCGCCGATTCCCGTTCCGGTTGTGCGTCGAACGCCTGCGCTGA
- a CDS encoding NAD(P)/FAD-dependent oxidoreductase, which translates to MRRTPALILGGGPAGASAAIRLAQAGRPHLLIERTRETGDALCGGFLSWRTLESLATIGVDTDALGPARVTDVRLFSGNGVAEARLPRPAHGVSRHHLDTLLLARAAAAGSAIERGVTVKETTSRAARLHDGTMLETDALFLASGKHDVRGLARPEDARGADPTLGLRVRLGPSPGLARLIGGSIELHLFDRGYAGIVMQEDGTANLCMAVHRSRLSDAGDPEKLMLALAIESPRLAERMSYRAGGAIDAVANVPYGWRVRHGEAGLFRLGDQAGVIPSLAGEGMGIAIASGIRAANAYVAHGPGVAVAFQERLARDLARPIGLAGVIRAAAERPGIARAALPLARNVPALIEIIARATRIGHDRG; encoded by the coding sequence GTGCGTCGAACGCCTGCGCTGATCCTGGGCGGAGGCCCGGCGGGCGCGAGCGCGGCGATCCGCCTGGCGCAGGCGGGGCGGCCGCATCTGCTGATCGAGCGGACGCGCGAGACGGGTGATGCGCTGTGTGGTGGTTTCCTGAGCTGGCGGACGCTGGAATCGCTGGCGACGATCGGCGTGGACACGGACGCACTCGGCCCCGCGCGGGTCACCGACGTGCGGCTGTTCAGCGGGAACGGCGTGGCGGAGGCGCGATTGCCCCGTCCGGCGCATGGCGTGTCGCGCCATCACCTCGACACGCTGTTGCTCGCCCGTGCGGCAGCGGCAGGATCGGCGATCGAGCGCGGGGTGACGGTGAAGGAGACGACCAGTCGCGCGGCGCGACTTCATGACGGCACGATGCTGGAGACGGACGCGCTGTTCCTGGCGAGCGGCAAGCATGACGTACGCGGCCTGGCCCGCCCGGAGGACGCGCGCGGGGCCGATCCGACTTTGGGTCTGCGCGTGCGTCTGGGTCCGTCACCCGGACTTGCCCGGTTGATCGGAGGGTCTATCGAGCTTCACCTGTTCGACCGGGGCTATGCCGGTATCGTGATGCAGGAGGATGGCACCGCCAACCTTTGCATGGCGGTGCATCGATCGCGACTGAGCGATGCGGGCGACCCGGAGAAACTCATGCTCGCCCTCGCGATCGAAAGCCCGCGGCTGGCCGAGCGGATGTCGTATCGCGCGGGGGGTGCGATCGATGCGGTGGCGAACGTCCCCTATGGCTGGCGCGTGCGACACGGCGAGGCGGGTCTTTTCCGGCTGGGCGATCAGGCTGGCGTCATCCCGTCGCTGGCGGGCGAAGGCATGGGGATCGCAATCGCCAGCGGCATCCGTGCCGCCAACGCCTACGTCGCGCATGGCCCGGGCGTCGCGGTTGCGTTTCAGGAACGGCTGGCGCGCGATCTGGCACGGCCGATCGGGCTGGCCGGCGTGATCCGCGCTGCGGCCGAACGTCCGGGCATCGCCCGGGCGGCATTGCCGCTGGCACGAAACGTCCCGGCGCTGATCGAGATTATCGCCCGCGCGACGCGCATCGGCCATGATCGCGGCTGA
- the msrB gene encoding peptide-methionine (R)-S-oxide reductase MsrB yields the protein MDRFTLSETEWRKRLSPDQYGVLREGANEAPFTGRYDNNRSDGLYRCAGCATPLFDSADKFETEFGYACFTQPIGADRVGAHGDAGSGAKRIEARCTRCDGHLGHVFDDGPPPTGLRYAINSLSLDFRARGTED from the coding sequence ATGGACCGTTTCACCCTGTCCGAGACCGAATGGCGCAAGCGACTGAGCCCGGACCAATATGGTGTGTTGCGCGAGGGGGCGAACGAGGCGCCCTTTACCGGACGATACGACAATAACCGGTCCGATGGCCTGTACCGCTGCGCCGGATGCGCGACGCCGCTGTTCGATAGCGCGGACAAGTTCGAGACGGAATTCGGATATGCCTGCTTCACCCAGCCGATCGGCGCGGATCGGGTCGGCGCGCACGGCGATGCGGGCAGCGGAGCGAAGCGGATCGAGGCGCGCTGTACGCGCTGCGACGGGCATCTCGGGCATGTGTTCGACGACGGCCCGCCGCCAACCGGCCTTCGATACGCGATCAACTCGCTGAGCCTGGATTTCCGGGCCCGCGGCACGGAGGACTAG